In Carassius carassius chromosome 14, fCarCar2.1, whole genome shotgun sequence, the genomic stretch tttaaattacaagtgaaaacactgttttaccaatattgttatatgagacGTTTATTTTGGAAAgtttttacaaagataactcaCTTGACAAACACCGTTTCTTCGCACAAACGAAACAATGGCTGCATTCTAATCGGcaagattaatgctttcagagaGCACTTCTAAGGGAGAATAATCGCGAGGGCCacgctgctatatagtttcaaactgaatttgtaataataataaaaaaggcgaattatgtaataaacttaaaccacaacttaaagtcatttaaatcactcaaagtggatAGTGAAATCTTCTGAAGGAATGgggcatagggtcgataactGTGAATAGAACGCagcccaggtgcggcgcaatcaatgacgtcgacacagcaaactaacgacGAACTATGCCTCCACGctctaaccacaggtggagagctgtcgtTCCAACGACAGAAGTTTGCGACgcagtttgcgaatgttcgtttgaactatgcTTTCGGGAAACACCGAATCGTTGAACTACGTTGATAACGACAGAACTTGCGAcgatagttggctaacgatgcttttgggaaacgcatccCAGAAAAGCTTACCTTGGTTACCATCACAGGCAGTCATTCTTCTTGGTTTCAAAATTGTATAAATGAACATACATGAATTATTTGCCTAAATAACGCCGAGCTGACTGTTGCCATGTACTTCCGATGAATAACAGGATTACGCTGGATAGAGAACTTTGTAATGTGATAACTCTTCATCAGACCGTCTGCTAAaatcaaaattataataataataaaaaaaaatcgcttttgaTAAAATATAGTCTGCTGTCATAAGTCGTTTACTGTCACTTGGCAAAATTCAATGAAAGTAAGCTAATGATTAACATGAATATGAACAGctaattttaaggggaaaaataatttaaaatgtgtctCAAGGACGTTATTACTAACATTGCATAGCCTAGCTATATTTACGAGCGAGCTGTAACCCCGCAgaaaaaacatgaataataattCTGTAATAGTTATCTACATTTTTTGCATGATAATGTTTtgataatgatttatttatttgtatcattattaattaattaatttatatgcaTTTCGTTCATTTGGAGTCATGGCTATATCTATCCGTGATAAAgcgttatttatgtatttgtatcaTTGTTCGTTTATTTAGCCTATATTTATTCCTATTCATTCATTTATGGACTAAGAGAGCAATGAATCAATATAGCTATCCAGTTCTTGTATTCAGATTAGCAGCACTTAATATTGATCAGGTTACTATAgcccaaaatataaaaatgttgtcCGAATTATACAAGCAGGAATGTAATATAAACAAACTATATGGCTATATGTTTATAGTGAAAAGTTTTAGCTTCAGTCTTCAGTCCAATGAATTCTACCTAAATTAGCTAACTGTCTTGAGTCAGGCTCAAAACAATGACTTTTTAActattaaatgataattttaaaaaatacagtaaattaaaaaaaaaaagaaaggaaagtcGTTATTAGTATTTTAACCTGTaaagaatataataaatacacatgatTTATGCTTACAACAGTTTTGAATAGCAACAATATTAGCCGTTATGAAACAagaaaaatgtttcatttgtttcATGCATACtttcgtttttgtttttgttttttgggatGGAGCAAGCCCCTTCAAAAATTTAGCTATGTGGAAAGtcatagtgcaaaaaaaaaaaccttttgcatTTGGGAGCAGACCCAGTTTTAAAAATGAGATAGCAGCAACGAGAGAGGTAGTGAAGGAGACTGGTGATGGAATGAAACTAACGCAAAATTGCAAGACTGTTAAACGTCATCTCCTCATAAACAAGCTTTCCAGCCTTGACTCAGCGTATAAGATTGCATTTATAGCGTATTAGCCTCTCTACTGAGAGAGCTTTTCTTTACATCTTTTGCCCGAAGTTTTTATGACCTATCCGCCTCTCTTACAGCATACATAGACTCAGTATATACAGCGTTATACAGACATTTGTTGAgtttaaaaaaagacacaaacaaCATTAGTCTATTGTACTTAATTCTCTGGAAATACAGACCATGTTTTTTAAATACTAGTGCAACCAATTTGGCGTCTTAGGTTAATAAGCCTTCTCTGAATAATTGCTACCACCTTGTTTAAAAGGGAAATAATTTGCGTGAACACAGGGCTGTTGAAAAATGAATGTGATCCTGCGTACACTAAAGTAGGCTATACAAAAACTAATTTAAGATACCAGATAAAATAAACGTGTACATTTATGAAAATACTaaccctgtaaaaaaaaaaagaaaaaaaaaaagaatgatcaCCAACAGAAGAAAAATAACACCATCTCCTTTTTggacatgtgtgtaccgatttgaCTATAAATAATATTACCTATTGCGTACAGACCTCCGAAGAACTTGTATACGCAATCAATCATAACAGTTCGAGTCACGgcatttcaatcaaataaattctgtttgcTGATTCCatttttttgctaaatatattgAAGCATACGTCCATTCTATACTGTGAAAAAATAGTAGCCTATTTCACGATGTCTCACAAACTGCAGAAAACTACTTAATCACAAACTGATTTATAGCCAAGCTAATAATAGGCTActaaaagtaaataagtaaatacataaataagacCTATTAGTATTACTTTGTCTAATTGGCgagttaattttaaataataataataataataataataataataataataataataataataataatggtatagCCTAATTATTTATCGATTAATCTCAAAATGAATCCGTGTCCTAGGAATAAAATTATTTCAATGAATGATATCATTCTGGTAGCTGTAGGCCTACTGTTGTGCTCGATATTGTGCGGCACAAAAATATCTGTTCATATTACGGACAGGCCTATGGAGCACAATGAATATCAGATTAGCTAGAACCTGATGGCGCTTGTGTCTGTGGTCGAAAATTGGGCTTTTCAAgaaacatacatatattttaattttgttaaggGCTAGTAGCCTATGTCAGTGGCAGTGGTCAAATATCTATAACCGTTAACATGGACCACATTTATAAATCCAATATCTTATAATTTCTAAAAGttgattttttaaatcaatcGAGATGATGTTCACTGACTATTTTTCGGAGCCATCACGTGACCAGATGCATGTCATTTTGGTAAACAGGGTCTCCTACGATCAAATCAGAACTCCTGCTCAGACCATTGCACAGCATGCACAACAAAACCATTCAAACATTTCCTTTGCTCAGTAAATGCATCTTATTTTATTGTTAAGGGTATATGAAACTATGATGTGTTTGGAATTTATTGATGCCAAAGGTTACATGCAGTCGCTTtccaaaagtaaaatacaaatgaaaatgaagagatgcCCCATAGTCCTTCAAAAATGGTGTGTTgacattaaaacatttcattaaactaAATCCCATTAAAGTCAAACGACGTATGgtctttttaagaaaataaatgtaaacaaacggAATATGCGACTGAAAAGTCCTGGGTCAATTGCAATCTAAAATAATAACGATATCAAATAATGTTGATATCCACAATTAAGACGTTTATTAGCATGTTTATTAACAATAGATCATGGCATTACATTCTAGAAAAATACCTCTATCAAGGCCCTCCATATCAGCTTTGCGAGGTGGTCAGCCGACAAACATCCACAACTCTCTTTGTCCGTTCCATGTCTCATTTACTTTTGTTTTATACGTGTCTGGAGAGGTTTACTCTAAACGTTCATGTAAAAGCGTCCTTTGGAAAGGGTCCACATGTTTAAGAGCCGAGGTCGACCAAGTTCGATGACATAGGGTTCAGTATAGTGTCGTGTAATGAGTGGTGGTGATGCACGGAATCTGCACTAGGCACTGGGATGGCGCTGGGACCGGGTGGAGGTGCGAGGCCGTGGAGGGACTGAAGCCCGGGGTTTGACGTGAGGAGCAAGGCCGGGCTTGACGAGGTGTGATCTGGGGTACCAGACGGCGTTTTGTCGTCGTCCGAGCTTCCTAAAATAGTCTTATTTCCATTCATGGAAGACGTTAACGGGTTGTGACTGTTTGTGTTCGAGTTCTCATTATTCTCCCTGTGAAAATGAGAAaatagagttagggttagagctGCTTATCCAACAAGTTCAATATTCAAAACTGATAATTCACTCATCTGCTGTAAAACCATATCTAACATTACAGGAACAAGcaataaactaaataaacaaataaatatagcctactGACAAATACGTATATAACACACCTTCTGCCAATAATTATAATagacctaataataataataatactgctaataataataataatgttattattctaatatttttcGTATATTTTATAggtatatttataataaacaacattaacactgttcaattaatattattttgtttcattatttacaacattagaCCGAATATTATTAGGATATCAGTTGAAGACAATGGTTCTGTAggtattaaatgtttatattggaaatattttcttagaaaatactataaataaataaataatataaaaaatctcTTTACCCTTGGTCAATTATAACAGAGTATCAGACTACGCAACACACAAGTATAAGGCATGTCAACGGTGTGTGTAGCCTAATCATTCGTCCCATTGCACTTCTTAATTcgtgtcaataataataatttgtattaaagAACGTTCAAACATATCAGCGAGCGAATGCAGATAAACATGAATTTATGGttgaataaaaaaacatgcataaaatCTGGTTTAAGAACAGTGTCCCCTACTGATTTATCTAAATTCTCAATCACAACATGTCAAGTAAAGGTTCTTTCATGAAGTATTAATTAAGTATGAAGTATCGGGAAACGTACGAGCGAGTTTAATGGTTTACACTGTGGTTTCAACTTGACTACCTCGCCTGCGGGTGAAACAAGACACCCGTTTAAGGAGCATGCAACTGTACACATTCTAAACAAGAATATAAATACCGAGAAGTTAACTCTCACAATTAGAAAATCTTTCCTATTTATTATCAGTGGGCTATTTCACCTTAAGTTAGGCCTATGTTACACCACTATAGGCTACACACAGCACGCACTATGGCAttataagaaaattatataaaactacTCCGTTTAAGAAAGGTATAGgcatattgttaaaaataatagcctaaatatacatataaaacgacattaagagatttggagaaattatgaCATTTGTAATGACCGTCTGCTCATCCATCTGTGGGATTTGTTTATAGTCTATGTAATTTTTTATGTAAGTTTCTTTTAAGATGACTAAATGCACATTACGCGACGTGAATTAATGCATTCCATATAAAGAAAGTGTTCTAATTAATTAAGTAGCCTAACCGAAACTACCTTCAAGCTATAGTTACTAGACTATACCTTTCCTTGGCCTCCGCTGCTCGGTCGCGTTGACGTCTGTTTTTAAACCAGTTACTGACTTGTGTTGTCGTTAGCCCCGTTGCCTCTGCTAGTTCCCTCTTCTCCCGCGGGGAAGGGTATGGGTTATGGGTGTACCATTCCCGCAGCACGCTCCTGCTCTTTTCTTTAAAGCAGTAACTTGTCTCCTCGCCGTCCCAAATGGAGCGGGGTAGCGGAAACTTTCTTCGGACGCGGTACTTCCCAACAGCCCCAAGAGGGCGGCCCCGGAGCTTCTCAGCCTCGACATAGTGCGCTTTGAGCCACAGCTGCTGCAGCTTCGGATGGTTGTGCGGAGAGAACTGGTGGCTCTCCAGAATCTTATAAAGCTCTCTGAAATTTCCCCTATGAAAAGCGACCACAGCTTTTGCTTTGAGCACACTCTCGTTCTTGTGGAGATGTTCGCAAGCCGGCAGAGACCACAAGAAGCGCCCGAGACGTTCAATGTTTCCACCCTGCTGAAGGACCTCGCAGACGCACGCCACTTGCTCTTGCGTAAAGCCGAATGTGGGAAGCATAGACATGGTTTGTCACGAAAAAAGCGTTCACTTTTCGTACTTATGTCTGTTTTAACGATGACAGTAACAGTTCTTCAACAGATTTGAAGTAAACCCTTTGGTAGACAAAATTTAAGA encodes the following:
- the LOC132157231 gene encoding homeobox protein SIX2; translated protein: MSMLPTFGFTQEQVACVCEVLQQGGNIERLGRFLWSLPACEHLHKNESVLKAKAVVAFHRGNFRELYKILESHQFSPHNHPKLQQLWLKAHYVEAEKLRGRPLGAVGKYRVRRKFPLPRSIWDGEETSYCFKEKSRSVLREWYTHNPYPSPREKRELAEATGLTTTQVSNWFKNRRQRDRAAEAKERENNENSNTNSHNPLTSSMNGNKTILGSSDDDKTPSGTPDHTSSSPALLLTSNPGLQSLHGLAPPPGPSAIPVPSADSVHHHHSLHDTILNPMSSNLVDLGS